CTCGGCACGCTGACGCTGACCGCCGGCGCGTTCGACGATGCCGCATCCTGGTGCGTGCTCGCGGTCGTGCTGGCGACGTTCGGCGCGGGGCCGGGCGTCGCGGTGATCGCGATCGTCGGCGCGGTGCTCTATGCCACCTTCATGATCGTCTGGGGCCGCCGCCTGCTCGTGCCGCTCGGCCGCGCGGTCGAGGTCGGCGGCGAGATGTCGCATACCGTGCTCGCGATCACGCTGGGACTGTTCTGCCTATCGGCCTTCCTGATGGATGCGATCGGCATCCACGCCATCTTCGGCGGCTTCCTCCTGGGCGCCTGCATGCCGCGCGGGCTGTTCGTCGCCGAGCTGAAGCGCAAGGTCGAGCCGGTCGCGGTCGTTTTGCTCCTGCCGATGTTCTTCACCTATTCGGGGCTGAACACGCGCATGGACATGGTCAATTCGGTATCGCTGCTGGTCGTCGCACTCGGCATCCTGGCGGTGTCGATCCTCGCCAAGTTCGGGGCCTGCTATGCGGCTGCGCGGCTGGCGGGCGAGGATAATCGGACGGCGCTGGGCATCGGTGCGCTGATGAACTCGCGCGGGCTGATGGAGCTCATCATCATCAACATCGGCCTGCAAAAGGGCATCATCGGCCCGACATTGTTCTCGATGCTGGTGCTGATGGCGATCGTCACCACCGTCATGGCCACCCCCTTGTTCGAGGCGGTGTACGGCCGCCGCGCCCGCCAGTCGGGCGAGCTCGAGCGCCTCGACACGCGCGAGTTCGCCGCCGCCTGATCCATCCCCCGCTCGCGCCGGCCTTCCTGCGAGGGCCGGCGCATCTTTTTGGGGCCCTTCCAGATGAAGCACCTACTTGCCGCAGCCGCCGGGCTGCTGGCTGCCGCCCCCCTGTGCGCGCAGGACATCAAGCCCGCAATCGAAGCGCGCCTTCGCTACGAGCATGTCGATCAGGATGGTCTGCCCCGCCCCGCCGATGCGGTGACGCTCCGCGTTCGCCCCAGCCTGACGGCGGAGCACGGCCGCTGGTCGGCGCTGGTGGAGGGTGAAGCGGTGGTGGCGCTGGTCGACCGCTACAATGACGGGCTGAACAGTCGCGGCGGCTACCCGACCATCGTCGATCCCGAGAATTTGGAGCTTAACCGCGCGCAGCTCCGCTATGCCGCGCCCGGGACCGCGGCGACGCTGGGCCGTCAGCGCGTCGCGCTCGCCGACGAGCGGTTCGTGGGCACCGCACCGTGGCGCCAGAGCGAGCAGACCTTCGACGCCGCGCGCGTGCAGCTCGGCAAGGAGGCGGGCCTGCGTCTCGACCTCAGCTACGCGCGGGCGGTGTGGACCGTCTATGGGCGGAACGGCGAAGGCGCCCGCCCAACCAGCATCGGCGGCGACAATCTGTTCGCGCTCGCCAGCATCGGCGGGCCGCGCATGACGCTGTCGGGCTTTGCCTATCTCGTCGATCAGAACGCGGCGCCGGTGCAGGGCTTCCGCCTGTCGAGCCAGACCTATGGCGCGCGGGTGGCGGGCAAGCTGCCGGTCGGCGCGGACCTCTCGCTCAGCTACGCCGCAACACTCGCGCGGCAGAGCGATCATCATCGCAACCCGAACGACTATGCCGCGACCTATTGGCTTGCAGAAGCGACGCTGACGCGCGGCGGCTGGTCACTGGGCGGCGGGCGAGAGGTGCTGGGCGCCGACGATGGCACGCCGCTGACGAGCGTCCAAGCGCCGCTTTCATCCGCATTCAAGTTCAACGGCTGGGCCGGCAAGTTCACGACCACGCCGCCCGATGGCCTGCGCGACCTGTACGCGACGCTCGGCCATGGCTGGAAGGCGGCAGGCCCGTTCGATGCGATCGCCCTGTCGGCGGCATGGCACCGCTTCGACAGTGACCGGCTGGTGCGCCCTTATGGCGAGGAACTCGACCTGCTCGCGACGGTGAAGCGCGGGCGCACGCTGGTTTCGGCGCGCTGGGCGCACTACCGTGCCGACGGATTCGCGACGGACACCGACAAGCTGTGGTTGCAGGTGGACTGGAGCCGCTTAAGCTGCGACCGAAATCGGGTACGCCGCGTTAACCACAAAGCAGGCTCGCCATGCCAAAGCGGCCGGATGGCCCTCACTTTGCGCCATTGGCTGATCCTCGCGCTGATCCCGGTCGGCCTGTACCTTGCGCTGTTCGATCCCGTAACGCTCGACCCGACGCGCGTGGGCTGGCTGATCCGCGGCACCGACAATGGCGAGAATGCGCTGGGGCTGCACGCCTTTCTCAACGATCCTGCCGGCGGGTGATGGCCGCGCACGACGTTGCTCAACGCGCCCGACGGCGTGACCTTGCTGTTCACCGACAGCAACCCGCTGGTCGCACTGCTCGCCCGCCCCTTTGCGTCGTGGCTGCCCACCGAGTTCCAGCTCGTCGGGCCGTGGATCCTGCTCTGCTTCGCGCTGCATGCGTTGTGCGCAGTGCTGCTGCTGCGCGACCATGCGCCGAGTTTCGTCGCGCTCTGGTGCGGCGTGGCGCTGTTCCTCCTGGTGCCGACGCTCGCCAATCGGTTCGTCCATGCCAAACTGATGGCGCACTGGCTGATCCTGTGGGGGCTGTGGCTGTTCCTCGACACGCGGCGCGCGGGCGACCTTCGCTGGTGGGCGGCGCTGATGATCGTCGCGGCGCTGGTCCACAACTATCTCCTGTTGATGGTCGCCGCGATCTGGGCGAGCACGATGCTCGAGCGGTTCGTTCATGGTGATGCGGGGCGACGCGTCCGGCTCGTCACCGGCTCGGCGGTGATCCTGGCGGTCGTCGCGCTCATCGCCCGCGCGCACGGCGCTGGCGGCAGTTTCGAGGTGACCGGCTCCTACGGCGCGTTTGCGATGAGCCTCGACGCGCCCTGGAACCCCGGCAACGCCAGCTATTCGACCTTCCTGCCCGCGATCGAGCAGCGCCAGGGGCGCGGGTTCGAAGGGTTCCAGTATCTCGGCCTCGGCCTGTTGATCCTGATCCCGATCGCCATGGTCACCCGCATCGCCAAGGGTCGCGCCTCCTCCGACCTCGGCCGCCTGGTGTGGCTGGCGCCCGCGCTGATCGTGCTCACCGCTCTCGCGATCACGCCCGCAATCGACATCGCCGGGCAGAAGCTCCTGCGCCTTCCCATCCCCGCTGCGTTTGCGCCCGCGCTCGACATGGTGCGCGCGTCCGGACGGTTGTTCTGGCCCGTCGCCTACGCGCTGGTGCTCGTCACCGTCCGGCTGGTCTTTCGCCTCCGCCACGA
This is a stretch of genomic DNA from Sphingomonas sp. Y38-1Y. It encodes these proteins:
- a CDS encoding cation:proton antiporter; this encodes MIELLNQGWSALGDVLNPHGPAVNAAATYAPGDFSIHFFLQLAIIIAVCRLVGWIGQRFLHQPQVVGEMIAGVLLGPSLFGMLAPELQNAIFPKETRNVLYVGAQLGVGLYMFLVGLTLRLDHFRTKAKSAAGVSAAGIAAPFALAALITPWLLGVPGLFTPGISTSNATLFMGACIALTAFPMLARIINERGLANSSLGTLTLTAGAFDDAASWCVLAVVLATFGAGPGVAVIAIVGAVLYATFMIVWGRRLLVPLGRAVEVGGEMSHTVLAITLGLFCLSAFLMDAIGIHAIFGGFLLGACMPRGLFVAELKRKVEPVAVVLLLPMFFTYSGLNTRMDMVNSVSLLVVALGILAVSILAKFGACYAAARLAGEDNRTALGIGALMNSRGLMELIIINIGLQKGIIGPTLFSMLVLMAIVTTVMATPLFEAVYGRRARQSGELERLDTREFAAA
- a CDS encoding DUF6311 domain-containing protein; the encoded protein is MTLLFTDSNPLVALLARPFASWLPTEFQLVGPWILLCFALHALCAVLLLRDHAPSFVALWCGVALFLLVPTLANRFVHAKLMAHWLILWGLWLFLDTRRAGDLRWWAALMIVAALVHNYLLLMVAAIWASTMLERFVHGDAGRRVRLVTGSAVILAVVALIARAHGAGGSFEVTGSYGAFAMSLDAPWNPGNASYSTFLPAIEQRQGRGFEGFQYLGLGLLILIPIAMVTRIAKGRASSDLGRLVWLAPALIVLTALAITPAIDIAGQKLLRLPIPAAFAPALDMVRASGRLFWPVAYALVLVTVRLVFRLRHDRATLVLASATALQLLDLSGLLRAVHAASADRRPTYVRTPSSEWTRLVAAVDDVTLAPADAIADLQLYQEIAWRAASARKPIRHVYAARTAMATRQRLMREDLDVSHGRLQPRRLYVLLPGTPVPDGAARRLRTVDGIRVIAPEKR
- a CDS encoding alginate export family protein, which translates into the protein MKHLLAAAAGLLAAAPLCAQDIKPAIEARLRYEHVDQDGLPRPADAVTLRVRPSLTAEHGRWSALVEGEAVVALVDRYNDGLNSRGGYPTIVDPENLELNRAQLRYAAPGTAATLGRQRVALADERFVGTAPWRQSEQTFDAARVQLGKEAGLRLDLSYARAVWTVYGRNGEGARPTSIGGDNLFALASIGGPRMTLSGFAYLVDQNAAPVQGFRLSSQTYGARVAGKLPVGADLSLSYAATLARQSDHHRNPNDYAATYWLAEATLTRGGWSLGGGREVLGADDGTPLTSVQAPLSSAFKFNGWAGKFTTTPPDGLRDLYATLGHGWKAAGPFDAIALSAAWHRFDSDRLVRPYGEELDLLATVKRGRTLVSARWAHYRADGFATDTDKLWLQVDWSRLSCDRNRVRRVNHKAGSPCQSGRMALTLRHWLILALIPVGLYLALFDPVTLDPTRVGWLIRGTDNGENALGLHAFLNDPAGG